In a genomic window of Fibrobacter sp. UWH4:
- a CDS encoding ATP-dependent DNA helicase RecG, translating to MGPKSLEAFKAAGIVSLADFLYNIPRTYLDQTKVTPIGNLHVGERAVVIGTIQRGGILRGRSSRFVATLTDGTGEITLTFFKGASYQSRRLQPGTRWLATGVVGEYRGLQMTHPDMQPMDSDEQFNGQILPVYSMTEAMTKARITQKSLRNWYNVIFHFPALTLSGICPRELTDYLHFNPVLKNLAVLHKPADFESIRKSKFELKILELLPFCLRMIKRRENQKIRGHERQIDLGQVMLAKSRLPFSLTGGQDAALNRIIDGLNGKKQFHALLQGDVGCGKTVVAMLSMLAVCGAGEQCALMVPTDILARQHFKQMKPFFEAAGMRVQLLVGATPAAEKRQILGELQMGLCQAVIGTHALFSKDVTFAKLGFVIIDEQHRFGVNQREALLSKGEYPDMLVMSATPIPRSLAMTLYGDLQVISIKEKPAGRKPVKTRLVSPDKRNDMKKFICNEAKGGNLCYWIVSRVGSDDEGNARSVEDVVQELRAFDPSVVVEGIHGQMDEEERDGILKQFAAGKVHILVATTVIEVGVNVPEANIMAIDQPDRFGLAQLHQLRGRVGRGDVQAWCFLMLPEDASADNTLDRLTQFSHTDDGFEIAELDLQTRGAGNLEGNEQSGSWVFRWFDWIHDQELIAETLQMAENILKDKDSFDEDAREKIQLWYSEKKSANEDGVH from the coding sequence ATGGGACCGAAGAGCCTGGAAGCCTTCAAGGCGGCAGGCATTGTATCGCTCGCCGATTTTCTATACAATATCCCGCGTACATACCTGGACCAGACCAAGGTGACACCCATCGGCAACCTGCACGTAGGAGAACGAGCCGTCGTTATAGGAACCATCCAAAGAGGAGGAATCCTGCGGGGGCGTTCTAGTCGCTTTGTAGCGACGCTCACCGACGGCACCGGAGAAATCACACTGACCTTTTTTAAGGGTGCCTCCTACCAAAGCAGGCGACTGCAACCGGGGACAAGGTGGCTTGCAACGGGCGTCGTAGGCGAATATCGCGGATTGCAAATGACGCACCCCGACATGCAACCGATGGATTCAGACGAACAGTTCAACGGGCAAATACTCCCGGTGTATTCCATGACCGAGGCAATGACCAAGGCGCGCATCACGCAGAAATCCCTACGCAACTGGTACAACGTCATCTTCCATTTTCCGGCCCTTACTTTATCTGGAATCTGTCCCAGGGAACTGACGGACTATCTGCATTTCAATCCGGTCCTGAAGAATCTCGCCGTCTTGCACAAGCCCGCCGATTTCGAATCCATTCGCAAATCGAAATTTGAACTTAAAATTCTGGAACTTCTCCCCTTCTGTCTGCGCATGATCAAGCGTCGCGAGAACCAGAAAATTCGCGGACACGAAAGGCAAATTGACCTGGGACAGGTGATGCTCGCCAAGTCCCGCTTGCCATTTAGCCTAACTGGCGGGCAGGACGCCGCCCTCAACCGAATCATCGACGGTTTGAACGGGAAAAAACAGTTCCACGCCTTGTTGCAAGGAGACGTGGGGTGCGGCAAGACGGTTGTTGCGATGCTTTCGATGCTAGCCGTGTGCGGTGCCGGCGAGCAATGCGCCCTGATGGTACCGACCGATATTCTGGCTCGACAGCATTTTAAGCAGATGAAGCCGTTCTTCGAAGCGGCTGGAATGCGCGTTCAACTGTTGGTCGGGGCTACCCCCGCCGCCGAAAAGCGGCAGATTCTGGGCGAATTGCAAATGGGGCTTTGCCAAGCCGTCATCGGAACGCACGCCCTGTTTTCCAAGGACGTTACATTTGCAAAACTCGGATTCGTGATTATCGACGAACAGCACCGCTTTGGCGTGAACCAGCGCGAAGCATTGCTCTCTAAAGGCGAATACCCCGACATGCTCGTGATGAGCGCGACGCCCATTCCGCGAAGCCTCGCCATGACACTTTACGGTGACTTGCAGGTGATTTCGATCAAGGAAAAGCCTGCCGGAAGAAAACCCGTCAAGACACGACTCGTAAGCCCCGACAAGCGAAACGACATGAAGAAGTTTATCTGTAACGAGGCGAAAGGCGGAAACCTCTGTTACTGGATTGTAAGCCGAGTCGGAAGCGACGACGAAGGAAACGCGCGAAGCGTCGAGGACGTTGTGCAGGAACTGCGAGCATTCGACCCGTCTGTTGTCGTGGAAGGCATTCACGGGCAGATGGACGAAGAGGAACGCGACGGAATTTTAAAGCAATTCGCTGCAGGGAAAGTCCATATCTTAGTGGCGACGACGGTAATTGAAGTTGGCGTTAATGTTCCCGAGGCAAACATCATGGCGATCGACCAGCCCGATCGATTCGGGCTGGCGCAGCTGCACCAGCTGCGCGGGCGTGTTGGCCGCGGCGACGTACAGGCGTGGTGTTTCCTGATGCTTCCGGAAGATGCTTCCGCGGACAACACGCTCGATCGCCTTACCCAGTTCAGCCACACCGACGACGGCTTTGAAATCGCCGAACTCGACTTACAGACTCGCGGAGCGGGCAACCTCGAAGGCAACGAGCAAAGCGGCAGTTGGGTGTTCCGCTGGTTTGACTGGATTCATGACCAGGAACTTATCGCCGAAACCCTGCAGATGGCGGAAAACATCTTGAAGGATAAAGACTCCTTCGACGAGGATGCCCGCGAAAAAATCCAGCTCTGGTACAGCGAAAAGAAATCCGCTAACGAAGACGGCGTGCATTAA
- a CDS encoding MlaD family protein yields MKISDRTLGYISLVALIGLFAFIAYCMWDAHHEAKTIIQVDFDDLGSLQPEDQVTIRGYTVGTIGKVRWLGDRARVQIKFNQPIVIREGTQFNNINYAIMGQRGIEVIPSKTGKVLPDDYIHQGHFEPGLAEALRQIEVVNEQITSIRELVLLVIKGDSTHQPASQIFEEMLVSIESALQNTEQTLRTLQPTLNSLFLQINSASANITEASLQADSAIRSITEAVNAKMQLAESALKTISDGAQKTNDLIAQIETHTLYSKVLYSSETVDKVNELVFKLNELVRAIDTKGIKMLDENGNPIKPFTWKNLNIIGKTAREKARERSEKGEALPE; encoded by the coding sequence ATGAAAATTTCCGACCGGACATTGGGCTATATTTCGCTCGTGGCGCTTATCGGCCTTTTTGCGTTTATCGCCTACTGCATGTGGGATGCTCATCACGAAGCCAAGACCATCATCCAGGTCGATTTCGACGACTTAGGTTCACTGCAACCCGAAGACCAGGTAACCATCCGTGGCTACACGGTCGGAACAATTGGAAAGGTCCGGTGGCTCGGCGACCGGGCCCGCGTCCAGATCAAGTTTAACCAGCCGATTGTCATCCGCGAAGGCACCCAGTTCAACAACATTAACTACGCCATTATGGGACAGCGCGGCATCGAGGTGATTCCCTCAAAAACAGGCAAAGTCCTCCCCGATGACTATATCCACCAAGGGCATTTTGAGCCGGGCCTTGCCGAAGCTTTACGCCAGATCGAAGTGGTCAACGAGCAGATTACCTCTATCCGAGAATTAGTCCTCTTGGTCATCAAAGGAGACTCGACGCATCAACCGGCAAGTCAGATATTCGAAGAAATGCTCGTCAGCATTGAATCGGCCCTGCAAAACACCGAACAGACTCTAAGAACGCTGCAGCCCACCCTCAACAGCCTCTTCTTACAAATCAATTCGGCGAGTGCGAATATCACCGAAGCTTCTTTGCAGGCGGACTCCGCCATCCGCAGCATCACCGAAGCCGTTAATGCAAAAATGCAACTTGCCGAAAGCGCCTTAAAGACCATTTCGGACGGGGCGCAAAAGACAAACGACCTTATTGCCCAAATCGAGACACACACCCTGTATAGCAAGGTTCTATACTCCTCCGAAACAGTGGACAAGGTAAACGAGCTCGTATTCAAGCTCAACGAACTCGTGCGTGCCATCGATACCAAGGGCATCAAGATGCTTGACGAAAATGGCAACCCGATCAAGCCGTTCACCTGGAAGAACCTGAACATCATCGGTAAGACCGCTCGCGAAAAAGCGCGCGAACGCAGCGAAAAGGGCGAAGCCCTCCCCGAATAA
- a CDS encoding efflux RND transporter permease subunit, whose protein sequence is MIKASIYKPITMLMVILAIVVFGLYTYSMMVVDLMPKFDIPVVTGTIVYPGANPEEIETTIIKPIEDQVELVDGIDYVQSICMENYGIVVAMFNMGIDVDVAANDVRSKIELAAANFPDAVEAPIISKVDINASAIMAISFTGPLNSTELRQKVEDEIEPLFTSVSGVASVDVFGGTTRQISIELDKDKMIDRNVDITTIMGLYGATNVNNPVGEVIGKHKNTSVRTAGKFKSLDEMRNLDIPTSKGVIKLSEIAKVKDTIETITSAARFNGVNSIALDIKKRSDANVVDVSKGVLKRMEEINKTLPEGFELHLIYDKSEAVNESIDNVIQNIMIAIALTAILLLLFLGKFSTMIIAALTMPISVIGAFTLMYFAGFGINMMSLMALSSSVGLLVTNSIVVLENINEKLKLGLDPKEAAYRGTSEIMVAIMASTLTNVCVFVPIAFMKSIVGIFFRTFGMTMVFATAVSLIMTFTLTPLMAAYLFKGKKKDENGNIIEDKPSIGERIFGIFPTVLNGIRFVYLKTLSFCLSIPGVLFQVVVLVAMVMFVGYMAINKMTVELAPKQDQGMMAIKLEMPVGTNVETTDSVARIIESRIKDLPEIKHYSMNVGGSNGMTSVNQATMRVKLLKDWEGRTRSTDQIVDSLRPYFADIPDAYISIKSTSASEMSNNSSGDVVLEVSGLKQDSVIKAAEIVMDRVKEKIDGIVDVKTSYEAGKPEIRLIPNRQALADYGVTLKTVATYNYIAVSGYEAGQYTEDGEEYDVYVRLQEKDRQSHSDIETLPILTPKGYVNTSELFFVEDGAGPTRIDRKRKLSRIDISMNLLPGHTTGEIMGKLGKLTADMKDEVPEGVTFGFGGNADMQNDMVQEFITAIIMAIILTYILLVALLESFAQPFIIMTTIPMGAIGVFLSLIFTGKALSMISLMAIVMLIGVVVNNAILLLDEANRLLRSGAMGRRSAIMTAAKTKFQPIVLATFASVVAQLPLAFALGGDVAAMTQPMGIASVGGLIVSALLTMYLVPTFFWLPNAITSKVKSKANKIIAKRRRSKE, encoded by the coding sequence ATGATTAAGGCCAGTATCTATAAACCGATTACCATGCTCATGGTCATTTTGGCCATCGTGGTTTTCGGTCTCTACACCTACTCCATGATGGTGGTGGACCTGATGCCGAAATTCGACATCCCCGTGGTCACCGGTACAATCGTGTATCCGGGCGCTAACCCGGAAGAAATCGAAACCACCATTATCAAGCCCATCGAAGACCAGGTGGAACTGGTGGACGGCATCGACTACGTGCAGTCCATCTGTATGGAAAACTACGGTATCGTGGTGGCCATGTTCAACATGGGTATCGACGTGGACGTGGCCGCTAACGACGTCCGTTCCAAAATTGAACTGGCCGCGGCCAACTTCCCGGACGCCGTGGAAGCACCTATTATTTCGAAGGTGGACATTAACGCCTCCGCTATCATGGCCATTTCCTTTACGGGTCCCCTGAACTCCACGGAACTCCGCCAGAAGGTGGAAGACGAAATCGAACCTCTGTTCACCTCTGTTTCGGGCGTGGCCAGCGTGGACGTGTTCGGTGGTACCACCCGCCAGATTTCCATTGAACTGGACAAGGACAAGATGATTGACCGTAACGTGGACATCACCACGATTATGGGTCTCTATGGTGCTACCAACGTGAACAACCCGGTGGGTGAAGTCATCGGCAAACACAAGAACACATCCGTCCGTACCGCCGGTAAGTTCAAGAGCCTGGACGAGATGCGGAACCTGGACATTCCCACCAGCAAGGGAGTCATCAAGCTTTCCGAAATCGCAAAGGTCAAGGACACTATCGAAACCATTACCTCGGCCGCCCGCTTCAACGGCGTGAACTCGATTGCACTGGATATCAAGAAGCGCTCTGACGCCAACGTGGTGGATGTTTCCAAAGGCGTACTCAAGCGCATGGAAGAAATCAACAAGACCCTTCCGGAAGGTTTCGAGCTGCACCTGATTTACGACAAGAGTGAAGCCGTGAACGAATCCATTGACAACGTGATTCAGAACATCATGATTGCCATTGCCCTGACGGCCATTCTGTTGCTCCTCTTCTTGGGTAAGTTCTCCACGATGATCATCGCGGCCCTGACTATGCCCATTTCCGTGATCGGCGCCTTTACCCTGATGTACTTTGCCGGCTTCGGCATCAACATGATGTCCCTCATGGCCCTTTCCTCTTCTGTGGGTCTATTGGTGACGAACTCCATCGTGGTGCTTGAAAACATCAACGAAAAGCTGAAGCTCGGGCTGGACCCGAAAGAAGCTGCCTACAGGGGCACCTCCGAAATCATGGTCGCCATCATGGCATCCACGCTCACAAACGTCTGCGTGTTCGTGCCGATTGCCTTCATGAAGTCCATCGTGGGTATCTTTTTCCGCACCTTCGGTATGACCATGGTGTTTGCGACAGCGGTGTCCCTGATCATGACCTTTACCCTGACCCCGCTTATGGCGGCCTACCTGTTCAAGGGTAAAAAGAAGGACGAGAACGGCAACATCATCGAAGACAAGCCTTCTATTGGCGAACGCATTTTCGGAATCTTCCCCACGGTACTGAACGGCATCCGTTTCGTATACCTGAAGACCCTTTCCTTCTGCCTTTCTATTCCCGGAGTTCTTTTCCAGGTTGTGGTTCTCGTGGCCATGGTCATGTTTGTAGGCTACATGGCCATAAACAAGATGACTGTGGAACTTGCTCCTAAGCAGGACCAGGGTATGATGGCCATTAAATTGGAAATGCCGGTGGGTACCAACGTGGAAACCACGGACAGTGTAGCCCGCATTATCGAAAGCCGTATCAAGGACCTGCCGGAAATCAAACACTACAGCATGAATGTTGGCGGTTCTAACGGTATGACGTCCGTGAACCAGGCGACCATGCGTGTCAAGCTCCTGAAGGACTGGGAAGGCCGTACCCGCAGTACCGACCAGATCGTGGACTCCCTGCGCCCCTACTTTGCAGACATTCCTGACGCCTACATTTCCATCAAGTCCACCTCCGCTTCTGAAATGAGCAACAACTCCAGTGGCGATGTGGTGCTGGAAGTGAGCGGCCTCAAGCAGGATTCCGTGATCAAGGCTGCAGAAATCGTCATGGACCGCGTCAAGGAAAAAATCGACGGTATCGTGGACGTGAAGACCAGCTACGAAGCCGGTAAGCCCGAAATCCGCCTGATTCCGAACCGTCAGGCCTTGGCCGACTACGGCGTGACCCTAAAGACCGTAGCCACTTACAACTACATCGCCGTGAGCGGTTACGAAGCGGGCCAGTACACCGAAGACGGTGAAGAATACGACGTGTATGTCCGCCTGCAGGAAAAGGACAGACAGAGCCATAGCGATATCGAGACACTCCCGATTCTCACGCCGAAGGGCTACGTGAATACAAGCGAACTCTTCTTCGTGGAAGACGGTGCCGGTCCGACCCGAATTGACCGTAAGCGCAAGCTGAGCCGTATCGACATTTCCATGAACCTGTTGCCGGGACACACTACCGGTGAAATCATGGGTAAGCTGGGCAAGCTCACCGCCGACATGAAGGACGAAGTTCCGGAAGGAGTCACTTTCGGCTTCGGTGGTAACGCCGACATGCAGAACGACATGGTGCAGGAATTCATTACCGCTATCATCATGGCCATTATCCTGACCTACATCTTGCTGGTGGCCCTCCTGGAAAGTTTCGCCCAGCCCTTCATCATCATGACTACGATCCCGATGGGTGCAATCGGTGTGTTCCTATCCCTTATCTTTACCGGCAAGGCACTGTCCATGATTTCCCTGATGGCTATCGTGATGCTTATCGGTGTGGTGGTGAACAACGCTATTCTACTCCTGGACGAAGCCAACAGGCTCTTGCGTAGCGGTGCCATGGGACGGCGTTCTGCCATTATGACCGCTGCAAAGACCAAGTTCCAGCCCATTGTGCTTGCAACGTTTGCCTCTGTGGTGGCCCAGCTTCCGCTGGCCTTCGCCCTGGGTGGTGACGTGGCCGCCATGACCCAGCCTATGGGTATCGCCTCGGTGGGTGGCTTGATTGTGTCCGCCCTCCTCACCATGTACCTGGTGCCGACCTTCTTCTGGCTCCCGAACGCCATTACAAGCAAGGTAAAGAGCAAGGCGAACAAGATTATCGCCAAGCGTCGTCGTAGCAAGGAATAG
- a CDS encoding efflux RND transporter periplasmic adaptor subunit — protein MNKTLKTLLTLATASMLLVACNQKDEAKNNEPKKASTIEEIQKEKGKPARVVKAAKAKLTDVRKYSGTIEGMNQNSAICKMGDPIAKINVQVGSSVQKDQVLAEYLYTGDNTQYQQAQEQIAVLEKATERMREVYQKGGISQQDMDAQEMQLKVAKMNLEAARRATLILAPEAGVVTELKFQVGQTPGVGAKFATIAKLNKVILKLNVTSQDIGYFKKGASATVTVAGETLKGKVTLIPLAADPVTRFFPVEVTFDNKGKKLLPGMYVTAELDARQVEGIVVPTEAIVYRNGLNAIWTVNAEGKALRKIVKLGVQTKDDVQIIEGLEGDETIIVEGLSKMNDGDKVLIVE, from the coding sequence ATGAATAAGACACTCAAAACCCTCCTGACCCTCGCCACAGCATCTATGCTCCTCGTTGCCTGTAACCAAAAGGACGAGGCCAAGAACAACGAACCCAAGAAAGCCTCTACCATCGAAGAAATCCAGAAGGAAAAAGGCAAGCCGGCCCGCGTGGTAAAGGCCGCTAAAGCAAAGCTTACCGATGTGCGCAAATACAGCGGCACCATCGAAGGGATGAACCAGAACAGTGCCATTTGCAAGATGGGCGACCCCATCGCAAAGATTAACGTCCAGGTCGGTTCCTCCGTACAAAAGGACCAGGTTCTCGCCGAATACCTCTACACCGGCGACAACACCCAGTACCAGCAGGCCCAGGAACAAATCGCGGTGCTTGAAAAGGCAACGGAACGCATGCGCGAAGTCTACCAGAAGGGCGGAATCAGCCAGCAAGATATGGACGCCCAGGAAATGCAGCTCAAGGTCGCCAAGATGAACCTCGAAGCAGCCCGCCGCGCCACCTTGATTCTCGCACCCGAAGCAGGTGTGGTGACCGAGCTCAAGTTCCAGGTCGGCCAGACTCCCGGAGTCGGCGCAAAGTTCGCAACGATCGCCAAGCTGAACAAGGTCATCCTCAAGCTGAACGTCACAAGCCAGGATATCGGCTACTTCAAGAAGGGCGCTTCTGCAACCGTGACCGTCGCCGGAGAAACACTCAAGGGAAAAGTCACGCTCATTCCTCTTGCCGCGGACCCAGTCACCCGTTTCTTCCCCGTCGAAGTGACCTTCGACAACAAGGGTAAAAAGCTCCTGCCCGGCATGTACGTGACCGCCGAACTCGATGCACGCCAAGTTGAAGGCATCGTGGTTCCCACCGAAGCCATCGTCTACCGTAACGGCCTGAATGCCATCTGGACCGTCAATGCCGAAGGCAAGGCACTCCGCAAGATCGTGAAGCTGGGTGTACAGACCAAGGACGACGTGCAGATTATTGAAGGTCTCGAAGGAGACGAAACCATCATTGTCGAAGGCCTGTCCAAGATGAACGACGGCGACAAGGTTCTGATCGTCGAATAG
- a CDS encoding TolC family protein, translating into MPRHLAALSAMALCLATPQWAGATTYTREEAVKIALEKSSDVKTAEEELVSANSQVDAGYGSALPSIDLDATVTRVFGLDDVENSKSLSKAASAMDAGDNEPFAANALAPAMDGLIYGMKSQGYRWQSSVGLTATQILYAQGKVGTGIEIAKVYKHLKEVNLDNTKASVRYDVENAFDQLIYLDSAVTILYESKNMLQENLNFVEQSLKSGLATELDLIRVQLSMDQLNSKINSMEKSRVLARNALLNTMGMEWESEVQFKGDLRDPLQGYSYPDTSMANVKKRRKELVMLEASEEMLVKNISIEEGGYKPTIVLVGGLKYSNNKNHFYQWDTPDWDENINKYIALNLKMNLFNGMKTKEAVVQAKSNLRSTQIKKETAERGFRVQIESCANTLEDANSQIEIAKRQIDLAQKNYDLTNAAYKIGRETQLNLLTAENSLRTAKLDYMSAIVEWNKAYNALLQATGEY; encoded by the coding sequence ATGCCCAGGCATTTAGCAGCATTATCGGCCATGGCGCTGTGCCTCGCAACCCCGCAATGGGCGGGTGCAACAACTTATACGCGCGAAGAAGCCGTCAAAATCGCCCTCGAAAAGTCCTCAGACGTCAAAACCGCCGAAGAAGAACTCGTTTCGGCGAATTCGCAGGTTGATGCCGGGTACGGAAGCGCCCTACCCTCCATTGACCTCGACGCAACCGTCACCCGCGTTTTTGGGTTGGACGATGTGGAAAACAGCAAGAGTTTAAGCAAGGCCGCATCCGCTATGGATGCAGGTGATAATGAACCTTTTGCGGCAAACGCTCTTGCCCCAGCCATGGACGGGCTCATTTACGGCATGAAGTCCCAGGGATACCGCTGGCAGTCCAGCGTCGGACTTACCGCAACCCAGATTCTTTACGCCCAAGGTAAGGTGGGAACCGGAATCGAAATTGCGAAGGTTTACAAGCACTTGAAGGAAGTAAACCTGGACAACACCAAGGCAAGCGTCCGCTACGACGTTGAAAACGCTTTCGACCAGCTCATCTACCTGGATTCCGCAGTCACGATTCTCTACGAATCCAAGAACATGCTCCAGGAAAACCTGAACTTCGTGGAACAGTCGCTCAAGAGCGGACTTGCCACCGAGCTTGACCTAATTCGTGTGCAGCTTTCGATGGACCAGCTGAATTCCAAGATTAACAGCATGGAAAAAAGCAGAGTCCTCGCCCGCAACGCCCTTCTTAACACCATGGGCATGGAATGGGAATCCGAAGTACAATTCAAGGGAGACCTTCGCGACCCGTTGCAGGGCTACTCCTATCCCGACACCTCCATGGCGAACGTGAAAAAACGCCGCAAGGAACTGGTGATGCTCGAAGCAAGCGAAGAAATGCTCGTCAAGAACATCTCTATCGAAGAGGGCGGATACAAGCCCACAATCGTTCTCGTTGGCGGTCTTAAGTACAGCAACAACAAGAACCACTTCTACCAGTGGGACACTCCGGACTGGGACGAAAACATCAACAAGTATATCGCCCTTAACCTCAAGATGAACCTGTTTAACGGCATGAAGACCAAGGAAGCCGTGGTACAGGCCAAGTCGAACCTGCGCAGCACCCAAATCAAGAAGGAAACCGCCGAACGCGGATTCCGCGTACAGATTGAATCCTGCGCCAACACGCTCGAAGACGCTAACTCGCAAATCGAAATTGCAAAGCGCCAAATCGATCTTGCACAAAAGAATTATGACCTGACGAATGCGGCCTACAAAATTGGACGCGAAACGCAGCTGAACCTTCTTACTGCAGAGAACAGCCTCCGCACAGCAAAGCTCGACTATATGTCGGCTATCGTCGAATGGAACAAGGCCTACAACGCGCTTCTCCAGGCCACCGGTGAATATTAA
- a CDS encoding YbaB/EbfC family nucleoid-associated protein, producing the protein MDMSKMLRDLQKMQSKMMKAQSDLKAQSFEAEAGGGMVKVAMNGKGVVTMIKINPDAVDKDDVEALEDLLMAAINSAVKKKDDATQESISGITGGMKIPGLM; encoded by the coding sequence ATGGACATGAGCAAAATGTTGCGCGACCTTCAAAAGATGCAGAGCAAGATGATGAAGGCCCAGAGCGACCTCAAGGCACAAAGTTTCGAAGCCGAAGCCGGCGGCGGAATGGTGAAGGTCGCCATGAACGGTAAAGGGGTCGTCACGATGATCAAGATCAATCCCGACGCCGTGGACAAGGACGATGTGGAAGCCCTCGAAGACCTGCTCATGGCAGCAATCAACTCTGCCGTCAAGAAGAAGGACGACGCCACCCAAGAAAGCATCAGCGGCATTACCGGCGGCATGAAAATCCCCGGCCTGATGTAA
- a CDS encoding CvpA family protein encodes MNAIDIICLVIILLFTLLGLWHGLLRGIFRLLAWAAAIAGAYFANSLLSEKVAEFLETSDFSATLVCICIGFLVPFLGFLFISHVINKSISGTAAGKADRILGGVFGAIKAILICFVILTILHILPFGGVLHEKRDNALAYSTYKCALKLFGYSTEPVDLVGVAERKASEFTKSLTDRAAEKANEVAKEATEKATEAAKDAIKEATDKAAESAKEAAKDAIEKAAETASEKASAAAKTVKDDLAK; translated from the coding sequence ATGAACGCTATTGACATCATCTGTCTGGTTATCATTCTCTTGTTTACGCTGCTCGGCCTTTGGCACGGGCTCCTGCGAGGCATTTTCCGTCTGCTCGCCTGGGCCGCAGCAATCGCAGGCGCCTACTTTGCAAACAGCCTCCTTTCGGAAAAGGTAGCCGAATTCCTTGAAACAAGCGATTTTTCCGCGACGCTAGTCTGCATCTGCATCGGATTCTTGGTTCCCTTCTTGGGATTTCTCTTTATCAGCCACGTCATCAACAAGTCCATTTCAGGAACCGCTGCGGGCAAGGCGGACCGTATCCTGGGAGGCGTTTTTGGAGCCATCAAGGCAATCCTTATCTGTTTTGTCATCCTGACAATCCTGCACATCCTGCCCTTCGGCGGTGTTCTCCACGAAAAGCGTGACAACGCCCTGGCCTACTCCACCTACAAGTGCGCGCTCAAGTTATTCGGATACTCCACGGAACCGGTTGACCTCGTCGGCGTCGCCGAACGCAAGGCAAGCGAATTTACCAAGTCCCTGACGGACAGGGCCGCCGAGAAGGCAAACGAAGTCGCCAAGGAAGCGACCGAAAAAGCCACCGAAGCCGCAAAGGACGCCATTAAAGAGGCTACCGACAAGGCCGCGGAATCAGCCAAGGAGGCCGCCAAGGATGCTATCGAGAAGGCTGCAGAAACGGCATCGGAAAAGGCAAGCGCCGCCGCCAAAACCGTCAAGGATGACTTGGCGAAATAA
- a CDS encoding serine/threonine-protein kinase yields the protein MSETKNTKPSKIGGYTPTQELGSGAMGKLWLCHDKSLDRMVVVKQMQQDIEDSDTNIRRFMQEGNILAHLNHPAITKPYALWKEKDGKLSLSMEFIHGLTLRQILDKVKQPPLWVVYAILHEILCALGEAHRKGIVHRDLKPANIMVDNDGRIHLLDFGIAHTESPLKFSKDDDGERLTQTGAILGTVTYMSPEQTIGEEASPASDLFAVGIIACEMLLGQNLFRGTSFSDTIQRIQKLKVTEKAFSKDIPTRLVKLIVKLLNKDPRKRPLTAFDAAEQVSIVMRNLPRDMVPYMANWIFAIKDSIKQKTDDLDETLYMNPPVYPTHRKRLFIEGAISGAVVASFIFFLIRSLTNL from the coding sequence ATGAGCGAAACGAAGAATACAAAGCCTTCAAAGATTGGTGGATATACCCCGACGCAGGAACTTGGTTCCGGCGCAATGGGCAAGCTATGGCTTTGCCACGACAAGTCGCTCGACCGAATGGTGGTCGTCAAGCAAATGCAGCAGGATATCGAAGACAGCGACACAAACATTCGCCGATTCATGCAAGAAGGCAATATCCTTGCGCACCTGAACCACCCCGCCATTACCAAGCCATACGCCCTGTGGAAAGAAAAAGACGGGAAACTTTCGCTCTCCATGGAGTTTATCCACGGGCTCACGCTCCGCCAAATTCTAGACAAAGTAAAGCAACCACCGCTTTGGGTCGTCTACGCCATATTGCACGAAATACTCTGCGCCCTGGGAGAAGCCCATCGCAAGGGAATCGTCCACCGCGACCTGAAACCCGCGAACATCATGGTCGACAACGACGGCCGAATCCACCTGCTCGACTTCGGCATCGCCCACACCGAATCGCCACTCAAGTTCAGCAAGGACGACGACGGAGAACGCCTGACGCAGACCGGCGCCATCCTCGGTACCGTCACCTACATGAGCCCAGAGCAAACCATTGGCGAAGAAGCGAGCCCAGCCTCGGACCTGTTTGCAGTCGGCATCATCGCCTGCGAAATGCTATTAGGGCAAAACCTGTTCCGCGGAACAAGCTTCAGCGATACAATCCAACGAATCCAAAAGCTCAAGGTTACCGAGAAAGCCTTTTCCAAGGACATTCCCACGCGCCTAGTCAAGCTTATCGTGAAGTTGCTAAACAAGGATCCGCGCAAGCGCCCGCTAACCGCATTCGACGCTGCAGAACAAGTCTCCATCGTCATGCGGAACCTCCCCCGCGACATGGTCCCCTATATGGCAAACTGGATTTTCGCCATCAAGGATTCCATCAAGCAGAAAACAGACGACCTCGACGAGACGCTCTACATGAACCCGCCAGTCTACCCCACCCACCGCAAAAGGCTCTTTATCGAAGGGGCCATCTCCGGGGCAGTAGTCGCTTCATTCATTTTCTTTTTGATCCGCTCACTAACCAACCTGTAA